A DNA window from Phoenix dactylifera cultivar Barhee BC4 chromosome 13, palm_55x_up_171113_PBpolish2nd_filt_p, whole genome shotgun sequence contains the following coding sequences:
- the LOC120112838 gene encoding probable 1-deoxy-D-xylulose-5-phosphate synthase, chloroplastic: MALALPAFFFPSQKPSLLSSHWLGGADLHSYQHQYRLLKTRKKPCVGASLSERGEYHSQRPPTPLLDTINFPIHMKNLSIKELKQLADELRSDIIFHVSETGGHLGSSLGVVELTVALHHAFNAPQDKILWDVGHQSYPHKILTGRRDKMPTLRQKNGLSGFTKRSESEYDSFGAGHSSTSISAALGMAVGRDLKGRKNNVIAVIGDGAMTAGQAYEAMNNAGYLDSDMIVILNDNNQVSLPTANLDGPIPPVGALSSALSRLQSSRPLRELREVAKGVTKQIGGSMHELAAKVDEYARGMISGSGSTLFEELGLYYIGPVDGHNMDDLVTILKEVKSTKTTGPVFIHVVTEKGRGYPYAERAADKYHGVAKFDPASGKQFKSSTKTQSYTKYFAEALMAEAEVDKDIVAIHAAMGGGTGLNYFVRRFPARCFDVGIAEQHAVTFAAGLACEGLKPFCAIYSSFLQRAYDQVIHDVDLQKLPVRFAMDRAGLVGADGPTHCGSFDVAYMACLPNMVVMAPSDEAELFHMVATAAAIDDRPSCFRYPRGNGVGVPLPARNKGVPLEVGKGRILIEGERVALLGYGAAVQACLAAASLVEQHGLKVTVADARFCKPLDRALVRSLAKSHEVLITVEEGSIGGFGSHVAQFMALDGLLDGATKWRPMVLPDGYIDHGSPADQLEEAGLTPYHIAATVFSILGQTREALEIMS, from the exons ATGGCTTTGGCTCTCCCTGcattcttcttcccttcccaaAAACCCTCTCTTTTGTCTTCCCACTGGCTTGGAGGGGCTGACCTCCATTCCTACCAGCATCAGTATAGACTTCTCAAG ACTAGGAAAAAGCCATGTGTTGGTGCATCACTGTCAGAGCGTGGAGAGTATCATTCacagagacctccaactcctcTCTTGGACACTATCAACTTTCCCATCCACATGAAGAATCTCTCAATCAAG GAGCTTAAACAACTCGCAGATGAGCTCCGTTCGGACATCATCTTCCATGTCTCAGAAACCGGAGGTCATCTTGGCTCGAGCCTTGGTGTTGTTGAGCTAACAGTTGCCCTCCACCATGCCTTCAATGCTCCTCAAGATAAGATACTCTGGGATGTTGGCCACCAG TCATATCCACACAAAATTTTGACAGGGAGGAGAGACAAGATGCCAACTTTGAGACAGAAGAATGGCTTATCGGGGTTCACTAAACGCTCGGAGAGCGAGTATGACTCCTTTGGTGCTGGTCACAGTTCCACCAGTATCTCGGCAGCCCTTG GGATGGCTGTTGGAAGAGACCTgaagggaagaaagaacaacgTGATCGCGGTAATAGGAGATGGAGCCATGACCGCGGGACAGGCATATGAGGCTATGAACAATGCTGGATATCTTGATTCAGACATGATTGTCATACTGAATGACAACAATCAGGTTTCTCTGCCCACTGCTAATCTTGATGGGCCTATACCACCAGTTGGAGCTTTGAGCAGTGCTCTCAGTAGATTGCAGTCTAGCCGGCCTCTGAGAGAACTCAGGGAGGTAGCCAAG GGAGTCACAAAGCAGATTGGTGGGTCAATGCATGAACTAGCTGCAAAAGTTGATGAATATGCTCGAGGAATGATTAGTGGATCTGGTTCAACATTGTTTGAAGAGCTCGGTCTCTACTACATAGGTCCAGTTGATGGTCACAACATGGATGACCTCGTCACCATTCTCAAAGAGGTTAAGAGCACAAAAACAACAGGCCCCGTTTTCATCCATGTTGTAACTGagaaaggaagaggataccCCTATGCGGAGAGAGCTGCTGACAAGTATCATG gTGTCGCGAAATTTGATCCAGCAAGTGGGAAGCAATTCAAATCTAGTACCAAGACTCAGTCTTACACAAAATACTTTGCTGAGGCTTTGATGGCTGAAGCAGAGGTGGACAAAGATATTGTTGCAATCCATGCAGCAATGGGAGGGGGAACAGGCCTCAACTACTTTGTTCGCCGCTTTCCAGCAAGGTGCTTTGATGTTGGAATCGCAGAGCAGCATGCTGTCACATTTGCAGCTGGTCTAGCCTGTGAAGGCCTTAAGCCCTTCTGCGCAATCTACTCATCGTTCTTGCAACGGGCTTACGATCAG GTGATACATGATGTGGATCTGCAGAAACTGCCGGTAAGGTTTGCGATGGATCGGGCAGGGCTCGTTGGGGCCGATGGACCGACTCATTGTGGATCCTTCGATGTCGCATACATGGCATGCCTGCCAAATATGGTGGTCATGGCTCCTTCGGACGAGGCTGAGCTGTTTCACATGGTTGCCACTGCCGCAGCCATCGACGACCGGCCATCTTGTTTCCGATATCCAAGAGGTAATGGGGTTGGTGTTCCTCTACCTGCAAGAAACAAGGGTGTCCCTCTTGAG GTGGGCAAAGGTAGGATACTGATAGAGGGTGAGAGGGTGGCACTTCTGGGATATGGAGCAGCTGTTCAAGCCTGCTTGGCTGCTGCTTCCCTGGTAGAGCAACATGGCCTGAAAGTAACGGTTGCGGATGCGCGCTTCTGCAAGCCATTGGATCGCGCCCTCGTTCGAAGCCTAGCGAAATCGCATGAGGTTCTGATCACGGTTGAAGAAGGCTCCATCGGGGGATTCGGCTCTCATGTTGCTCAGTTCATGGCTCTTGATGGCCTCCTTGATGGCGCAACTAAG TGGAGACCAATGGTTCTTCCAGATGGATACATTGACCATGGATCACCAGCTGATCAGTTAGAAGAGGCTGGCTTGACACCATATCATATAGCAGCTACTGTATTTAGTATTCTTGGACAAACTAGAGAGGCTCTTGAAATCATGTCATAG